One part of the Dioscorea cayenensis subsp. rotundata cultivar TDr96_F1 chromosome 2, TDr96_F1_v2_PseudoChromosome.rev07_lg8_w22 25.fasta, whole genome shotgun sequence genome encodes these proteins:
- the LOC120275759 gene encoding uncharacterized protein LOC120275759 — protein sequence MVPNVDLLHSLGVPERRISGLAKFHADVLLRKTEKFQRMTERVIEMGFRPAHHSFTVALRCFSAVSAATWEAKMAAFKSFGVPEDEILLAFKKQPLMMTVSEQKIKKIMALFVSKLNWKPEYVLANSLLLKFSLERRILPRISCCDVLLSKGLMSDKAFNYQVFWLSERRFFETYVMRFQEEHPQVLEAYLSSMK from the coding sequence ATGGTGCCCAATGTGGACTTGCTACATAGCCTGGGCGTGCCGGAGAGGAGGATTTCCGGGCTGGCCAAGTTCCATGCCGATGTGCTTTTGCGGAAAACCGAGAAGTTTCAGAGAATGACGGAGAGGGTCATCGAGATGGGCTTCAGGCCAGCTCATCATTCATTCACTGTTGCCCTTCGGTGCTTCTCTGCGGTCAGCGCTGCTACTTGGGAGGCAAAGATGGCAGCTTTCAAGAGCTTTGGGGTGCCTGAAGATGAGATCCTTTTGGCATTCAAGAAACAGCCTCTGATGATGACGGTCTCTGAGCAGAAGATCAAGAAGATCATGGCATTGTTTGTGAGCAAATTGAACTGGAAGCCGGAGTATGTGCTTGCAAATTCACTTCTTCTCAAGTTCAGTCTTGAGAGAAGGATTTTGCCAAGGATTTCATGCTGTGATGTTCTTTTATCCAAGGGTTTGATGAGTGATAAAGCCTTCAACTATCAAGTGTTTTGGCTGTCTGAAAGGAGGTTCTTTGAGACATATGTAATGAGGTTTCAGGAAGAGCATCCTCAGGTGTTGGAGGCTTACCtgtcttcaatgaaatga
- the LOC120279941 gene encoding uncharacterized protein LOC120279941, protein MAITLNIPLLLLLPQPGSFENPFMMQFSAMPILISLLLFAELLLMCRNIPIAFMAALLKIWILIRGTIFSPLVLLFKWLWISIFLSNIYSSAHLQPSALSAILILLSLGDFALN, encoded by the exons ATGGCAATTACTCTAAACATACCACTTCTATTATTGCTGCCACAGCCTGGTTCCTTTGAAAATCCCTTTATGATGCAATTTTCCGCAATGCCAATATTAATATCCCTGCTGTTGTTTGCAGAGCTCTTGCTCATGTGCAGAAACATACCAATTGCATTCATG GCTGCTTTGCTCAAGATATGGATTCTAATTCGAGGGACGATCTTTTCGCCTTTGGTGTTGCTCTTCAAGTGGCTTTGGATAAGCATTTTCCTGTCAAACATATATTCGTCAGCACATCTTCAACCATCAGCGCTCTCTGCAATTCTGATTCTGTTATCACTTGGAGATTTTGCTCTCAACTAA